Proteins encoded in a region of the Canis lupus familiaris isolate Mischka breed German Shepherd chromosome 1, alternate assembly UU_Cfam_GSD_1.0, whole genome shotgun sequence genome:
- the CAPN12 gene encoding calpain-12 yields the protein MACGSGRVTIQLVDEEAGPGTRGPKPYRGQRYEAIRAACLDEGILFRDPYFPAGPDALGYDELGPDSEKAKGVEWMRPHEFCAEPQFICEDMSRTDVCQGRLGNCWFLAAAASLTLYPRLLSRVVPPGQGFQDGYAGVFHFQLWQFGRWVDVVVDDRLPVREGKLMFVRSDQRNEFWAPLLEKAYAKLHGSYEVMRGGHMNEAFVDFTGGVGEVLYLRQDTPGLFSALRHALAKESLVGATALSDRGEYRTEDGLVKGHAYSVTGTYKVTLGFTKVRLLRLRNPWGRVEWTGAWSDSCPRWDALPTEWRDALLVKKEDGEFWMELKDFLRHFNTVQICSLSPEVLGPSPAGGGWHIHTFQGRWVRGFNSGGSQPGTETFWTNPQFRLTLLEPDEEDDDEEGPWGGWGAAGAWGPARGGRIPKCTVLLSLIQRNRRRLRAQGLTYLTVGFHVFQIPEELLGLWDSPRSRALLPGLLRADRSPFCARRDVSRRCRLRPGHYLVVPSAARAGDEADFTLRVFSERRHAAVEIDDVISADLHALLVPYVPLELGLEQLFQELAGEEEALSAAQLQTLLSIALEPARARTQTPRDTRTPREIGLRTCEQLLRCFGNGQSLTLHHFQQLWGHLLEWQATFDKFDEDASGTMNSYELRLALNAAGFHLNNQLTQALTSRYRDSRLRVDFERFVSCAAQLTCIFRHCSQHLDGGEGVICLTRRQWMEVATFS from the exons ATGGCGTGTGGCAGCGGGAGGGTCACCATCCAGCTGGTGGACGAAGAGGCAGGGCCTGGAACCAGAGGCCCGAAGCCCTATCGGGGCCAGAGATACGAGGCAATCCGAGCAGCCTGCCTGGATGAGGGGATCCTGTTCCGAGACCCCTACTTCCCTGCTGGCCCCGACGCCCTTGGCTACGACGAGCTGGGGCCCGACTCGGAGAAGGCCAAAGGGGTGGAATGGATGAGGCCCCAT GAGTTTTGCGCGGAGCCCCAGTTCATCTGCGAGGACATGAGCCGAACAGACGTGTGTCAGGGGCGCCTCG GTAACTGCTGGTTCCTTGCGGCCGCTGCCTCCCTCACTCTGTACCCCCGACTCCTGAGCCGGGTGGTCCCCCCTGGTCAAGGCTTCCAAGATGGCTATGCAGGTGTCTTCCACTTCCAG ctcTGGCAGTTTGGCCGCTGGGTGGACGTGGTGGTGGACGACAGGCTGCCGGTGCGTGAGGGGAAGCTGATGTTCGTGCGCTCGGATCAGCGGAACGAGTTCTGGGCCCCGCTCCTGGAAAAGGCCTACGCCAA GCTCCACGGCTCCTATGAGGTGATGCGAGGCGGCCACATGAACGAGGCTTTCGTGGACTTCACAGGCGGCGTGGGCGAGGTGCTCTACCTGAGGCAGGACACCCCGGGCCTCTTCTCTGCCCTGCGCCATGCCCTGGCCAAGGAGTCGCTCGTGGGCGCCACCGCCCTG AGCGATAGGGGCGAGTACCGCACAGAAGACGGGCTGGTGAAGGGACACGCGTACTCAGTCACGGGCACGTACAAG GTGACCCTGGGCTTCACCAAGGTGCGGCTGCTGCGGCTTCGGAACCCATGGGGCCGTGTGGAGTGGACGGGGGCCTGGAGCGACAG CTGCCCCCGCTGGGATGCGCTCCCCACCGAGTGGCGAGATGCCCTGCTGGTGAAAAAGGAGGATGGCGAGTTCTG GATGGAGCTGAAGGACTTCCTCCGCCACTTCAACACCGTGCAGATCTGCTCGCTGAGCCCCGAGGTGCTGGGCCCCAGCCCGGCGGGAGGCGGCTGGCACATCCACACCTTCCAGGGCCGCTGGGTGCGCGGCTTCAACTCTGGCGGGAGCCAGCCTGGCACCG AAACCTTCTGGACCAACCCCCAGTTCCGACTGACGCTGCTGGAGCCTGACGAGgaggatgatgatgaggaggggccctgggggggctggggggcagcaggAGCGTGGGGCCCGGCGAGGGGGGGGCGCATCCCCAAGTGCACTGTCCTTCTGTCACTCATCCAGCGCAACCGGCGGCGCCTGAGGGCCCAGGGCCTCACCTACCTCACCGTGGGCTTCCATGTGTTCCAG ATCCCAGAGGAG CTGCTGGGCCTGTGGGACTCCCCGCGCAGCCGCGCGCTCCTGCCGGGCCTGCTGCGCGCCGACCGCTCGCCCTTCTGCGCCCGCCGCGACGTGAGCCGCCGCTGCCGCCTGCGCCCCGGCCACTACCTGGTGGTGCCCAGCGCAGCCCGCGCCGGCGACGAGGCCGACTTCACGCTGCGCGTCTTCTCCGAGCGCCGCCACGCGGCCGT GGAGATCGACGACGTCATCAGCGCCGACCTGCACGCGCTCCTG GTCCCCTACGTCCCCCTGGAGCTGGGCTTGGAGCAGCTGTTCCAGGAGCTGGCAGGAGAG GAGGAAGCACTCAGTGCCGCTCAGCTCCAGACCTTATTAAGCATTGCCCTGGAGCCTG CCAGGGCCCGCACACAGACCCCTCGAGACACTCGGACCCCTCGAGAGATCGGGCTCAGGACCTGCGAGCAGTTGCTGCGGTGTTTTGGG AACGGACAAAGCCTCACCCTGCACCACTTCCAGCAGCTCTGGGGCCATCTCCTGGAGTGGCAG GCCACATTTGATAAGTTTGACGAGGACGCCTCTGGAACCATGAACTCCTATGAGCTGAGGCTGGCGCTGAATGCAGCAG GCTTCCACCTGAACAACCAGCTGACCCAGGCCCTCACTAGCCGCTACCGGGACAGTCGTCTGCGGGTGGACTTCGAGCGCTTTGTGTCTTGTGCAGCCCAGCTCACCTGTATCTTCC GCCACTGCAGCCAGCACCTGGATGGAGGTGAGGGGGTCATCTGCCTGACCCGGAGACAG TGGATGGAGGTGGCCACCTTCTCCTAG